The genomic interval ATTTTGTAAGTCATCGACTCAATGTACGTAGTAGTTTCCAAAAGAAAAATATCCTCCGTAAAATCACCTTCACCTTCATGATTGAAGTTCTTTATTTCCACATACATATTACCTGGCTTATCGTCATATACAATATTTGCATTCTCTATTGCATAATAATCCAAGCCTAACTTAAATTTAGTTTCCTCGGTAGTTTCTTCAACTTCCGTTTCCTCCTCATCAGAGGCAATCATTATGTCCCAGTTTGCCGTACCATCTTTCAATACTATTGCATTGGCAACTAAGTCAATTATTTCAAAAGATTTAATCTTATACTGTTCCCCTTCAAGAACACTATTAATGTCCAAAGTCGTCTCAAAGGTCCCCATTTCAAGTAATGTAACACCTTCAAATTCATCAATCCCTACTATACTTACATCATGAATTTCAAAATGAAAATGAGGAAATGTTGAAATCATACTCAAATCAAAATCACCAAAATCAACAACCGCATTAATATTTTTATTGGTTTCTTCCTTCACCATCGCAATGATGTCGTCTTTAAATACAATTGGAAAAACAACAAGTGCAACTAGTATTAACACAAAAAAGGCGACTACGCCAATGATTACTTTTTTCATTTTAATTTTTATTTGAGTTTAACTCTCCTTCCGAAACTGCTATAATGGTTGAAACTGTAGCATCACCGGTAACATTTACCACCGTTCTACACATGTCTAAGATACGATCTATAGGAAAAATTATTGCTATCCATGCAGGATTTAAGCCAACAGATTCTAACACTAAAATCATTAGCACCAAACCAGCGCTAGGTATTGCTGCTGCACCAATTGAAGCAAGTGTTGCAGTAATGATAATTACCAATTGTTGAGAAATTTCCAGATCTATCATATGAAATTGAGCTAAGGAAATAACTGCAATAGCTTGATATAAACTTGTACCATCCATATTTACTGTTGCACCAATTGGCAAAACAAAACTTGAAATAGATTTAGGGACCCCCATTTTATTTGTGATGTTATCCATAGTAACGGGGAGTGTTGCAACTGATGAACTAGTCGAAAATGCGGTAATTTGAGCATCCGAAATATTCCCCAAAAATGTACGAGGACTTATTT from Flavobacteriales bacterium carries:
- a CDS encoding AsmA family protein — encoded protein: MKKVIIGVVAFFVLILVALVVFPIVFKDDIIAMVKEETNKNINAVVDFGDFDLSMISTFPHFHFEIHDVSIVGIDEFEGVTLLEMGTFETTLDINSVLEGEQYKIKSFEIIDLVANAIVLKDGTANWDIMIASDEEETEVEETTEETKFKLGLDYYAIENANIVYDDKPGNMYVEIKNFNHEGEGDFTEDIFLLETTTYIESMTYK